In Oncorhynchus tshawytscha isolate Ot180627B linkage group LG01, Otsh_v2.0, whole genome shotgun sequence, the genomic stretch GCCTATCCCTGTTCTAGGTCAATgacccaaaaaaacaacaaacatgatttttaaGGGCTGCAGATGCTGCATTACAAACATGACAATATATCAACAATAAAGATGCTGAATAAGCTCTTATGCCATTATTTCACCATTTAAAATGCCAAATATAAGGCCACTTGTATTTATGTAACACATTGTTTTTGGCTTATTAGGTCTGCAACAGCCTTGACATACAAAACAGCAACATATATATGTGTTGTAAACTGGAAAATATTGTTCCTTACAAAAGACTTAAAAGTGAAGCAATTTCGATTTCCAGGAACTTCTCTTGGGTAGCAGCAAATGTTTGTTCACTTCAGGTTAAGGAACAACATTTTATCCAGGGTCATGTTCAGTTGGTCCGAACTGGAGTGAAACAGGGAAGTACTATCTGTTCTTGTCTAATAAACAATGCTCATATttttttccattgcaaaacgtttgttactaatgaacacaacccagaatTCGCAGGATTACGAGGCGAAGGTTCCCCTATCTAGAGGTCTAGGACCAGCTTCCTCTTCCTCACAAAACTGTCCCAAGATCAGCACCTagaggcaacttcaccctactccaTTCACATGACCTAAGACCTAGTTCACATGATGCTGATGTGGTCAGCCATGGTGTCCCTGGAGTTCCAGTGGTCGGTGATGAGGTCACAAATGTGACTGAGCGTGCCCAGAGCCGTGTCCCTCAGCTCCATGTTTCTGTCCAGTGGGTTGCTCTTCAGGGTGAGGAGTAGTCTCTGGGGAGGACGGTGGGTCTCCAACAACTTCCCtaactctagcagctcaggaggCTGGATGAAGTTGGAGCTATCAACGACAAAGACAGGAAATACAAGAAACAGAATGGCTACGTTCCAATTTGCCACCCTTCTCTCAAAGTCTGCAGTTGTACACTCTACATCATGGATTTAACAGTGGTGGAACTTGAAACTCCCTACAGCCAATGCTTACACCAATCCACGACGGGGAGTTTGCTTGCGCACACTTTGGGGGAAATGTGGAGAATAGGGACAGAGTCCAACTCTTATAAGACAAATAAGGCCTCTTCACAAAATGCCAAAATAGCCTACTGAAATGCTTATAGCAGCTACTTGCCTGATGTCCAGCTCTTTCACTGTGCTTGGTGAGGGTCCTTTGAAGAGTTCCCCCAAAACTGTCACAGTCTTGGCTAAAAGGACAAAATAAAAAGAGTTGTCTCAATTCATGCACTCAAAAATCGAATTCATACCATCCAGAGGTGTAGtagctttgcgtgatgtattgttgtctctaccttcttgcctttgtgctgttgtctgtgcccaatagtgtttgtaccatgttttgtgctgctatcatgttgttgtcatgtgttgctgccatgctaggttgttgtcttaagtctctctttatgtagtgttctggtgtctctcttgtcgtgatgtgttttgtcctatatttttttatttgaatccCAGCCCCAGGTCCCCGCAAGAGAcctgccttttggtaggccgtcattgtaaatacgaatttgttcataactaacttgcctagttaaataatggttaaataaaataaaaggtggCAGAGGATGTAGCATGAAAAGTCTGAACGAAACCTATGAAACAAAGCTAAGTTGGCCTCTTACCGAGGCGGTTTTGAGCCAGGttgagagactggagagatgaAACCTTTTTGAGAGAATTAACCAGCTGTCGGACGACATCTTCCTTGTCACTGCATTTCTCCAGAAGCCGACAGTCCTTCAATGACAACGCTGTCATTATGGAGCAGACAGGAGAATACAattaggatgcatcccaaatggcaccgtttTCCTTTTAGGCCcttgacaaaagtagtgcactacataaggaatagggtgccatttgagacacaaccaTAGAATAGACTGATCCATGCTGCATACCACTTTTTAGAGCTGCATACATGTTAGATAAAAACAGATTTAATATGAATTTTACTACATCACTCGATATAAAAACTACTTAATGGAAATCATTCCTTACCTTCCAACATACAGTAGTTATCCAGTAACTGGAAGATTGCACAGTGACAATCAGACAGGTTGATATCCTCCAAGGTGAGGTCCTTCAGGTGGCGATTGGACTCTGAGACAGCAGGAACACAAAAACAATTTTACCGTATGGGAGAAAATAAAAATATCTCCTACGGCTATGAAGTGTTCCACATACATTGCACATTAAGTTATTGCAGAAGCAATTAGAAGCAcactaacaaaaaaaacagataatGCATATTCTAGCCCATTATGTGAGCACAGCAGCATCAACTTACACATACAAAACTGCTAGAAAATAGCACTTGGATGCACTGACtaagtcgctctagataagagcatctgcttaaGCTAAATGACAAAACTGTTGAATGAAATGTAATGCTTGTACTCTACGTTGACAGTGGTTTTAAATGACTCCATGTTACCTGCCACTGTGTTGAGGAGGTGGCTGGGTGAGAAGCCAGTTGAGCTGTTGATTCCTGAGACGTGAAGTGAGGTGAGGCGAGGAGAGCGTAGCAACACACACATCAGACTCTCCACACTGGTCCTCAATTTGGGTACTTTCACACACAGCTTCTCCAGTGAGAGTTCTAGCAATGAAAAGTTGGGACAAGTTCTCAAATACAAAGCAAAAATAAATGCTCTTTGTAGACATCCAATTCTCTGTGACTCAATTTTAAAAAGTAAACATTTATATACCATTGTTTTACAAATATGCAATCCTCATGTCTTAATATGTTAACCTTTCTTATGTTGAGATTTCACTTTTCTTGTTAAATTAATCTCACCTAACCCGACAACTCGCTAAAACTTGATTTTAGTTCAAATCTGAGATGAGGATTACTCTATGTCTGGTAAACCGACCCCACAAACtacaataaaacaaaaacattttgtaCAGGTTGGATATGAATAACTTTGGGTGGTCCATATACTAGATATGTCGGCCACCTGCATGGTGTGCAGGCTGGGGAATGCTTCTCAGTGGGGCTCTGTGGTACTCTGCTACCGGGTGGATCTCCATGGAGAATGACCTGAGGGTGGGGCATGCATTCAGCAGGGACTCCATGAGAGCAGGATGGGTCAGGGACCCCACACTCAGCTCAATCAGGGAGCAGCCTGGTGTAGCAGACAGCTGCTGGAGAGACTCTGCCAGGCTCAACGCATCACCCTCCTCAAAGGTCCCTGCAGACAGAGGCATCAACAACAGAAACACTCGGCCTGTGTCCGAATACACCCTATAGCCtttatagtaccctattccccttACCCTGGTAGTGCATAataaagtgaatagggtgccatttgggaggcaaccAACGAGTGCATTCCACGTTCATAACTGTCCTTTTTAGCATACTCTTTCTTTGTAATAAACACATAAAACACAATAGATTGTATAGATTATACACTTACAAGCACTTTGCAGGCTTAGAGAGTGGAGGCACAGCCAAGAAGGCAGGAGAGGAAGCAGTACAGGGAAGACTCCACCCCGGAAGTCATTGATCTTTAGTGAATGGATTTGCCCCTTGTGGCAAATCTCTGTCGAGTGACCAGCCGAGGGTATAAACATCTGGCACAATGGCTTGGGGACCATACATTGGCATGGAGTGCTGGTCAAGTCAAGCTCTGCCTTCGCAGAGGCAATACTCAACCTTGGACGCTTGCATGGGGTCCCACCATTATTATCTTCTTCATCAGGCTCCTCTTTCTCTGGGACCTGGTAGTTGGCTGCCTCAGCATCTCCAGCGCTGCTTCCTGCAGTGTTTGGCACCTGGCAACATTTGACCATCTCACCTTGCATGGACTCCATTGGACATTGGTGGCTTTTACTCCGAGGTCCCCTGCCATGAAGAATCCAAGCCAGCAGACGAGGATCTGGGCTCTGGTTTATGATGACATCACGGGCTGCCCCGTGGTCCAGTAAACGGTGCAGGGTGTATAAGACATCACTGGGCCACTCTCTGAGCTGAGTGCTCTCTCCCAGTTGAATGCACCTTACACCCTTCTCCAGAACGCTCAGAACGGACCTCCTCGCGAAGAAGTAGCCGTGTGGTCGTGATGTTCGAAGAACCAGGTGCTGGATGTATTTGGCCATGACTAAGAGAAGGGAGTTAAAGTTGACATTCAGGAGGTATTTTGTATCACCTCCGAACCTGAAGCCATAGAAGGCCAAGTTAAAGAGCTTATGCATGCTTATCTCCCTCCATTCATCTTCGGTGAGTATTGTCTGGAAAAGAAACAAGAATAACATAATAATTATGGAAAAGGAACACATTCTCTAGAAGGTATAGTTCAGAACTAGTGTTATAGGGTTCAGAACTAGTGTTTCAGGCTATAGATCACACACATAGCCAACCTTGGAACTAAAACTAGTTATCCGGCTGTTGTTTTGTACTTTTCAACATTCTCAGTGGATTGCCTCACCTTAGTATGTGGTGGAGAGTGAAGTTAACTGCATGATGGAATTTAAATAGTGAAAAAGCCAGATGGTACAAAGGTGGATTATTATGTGGATAAGATACTTACACTCCCTTTGCGAGGCCCAGAGATTCTTCTCAATATTCCTGCCCACACAAAGGAGGTGGAGATTCCTGAAAGACagacaaataaaatgtttaataGAATAGCAGTAGTTAGCTACCCTCAATGAGCTACCCCCTGTCTGAAAAATCAGCAGTGTGATTTAAGGCCTGTTGGGTGTTATATAGCGCTGGTCCAGTATGTAATTTGGCTGCGCTGATCTCTCCACTGACAGTCATAGTGAGAGCGTAGCTGACAGAGCCAACGACCAAAGCTAGGCTTTACAGTACTTACCTTTCCGGTTCACTGCAGGCTGAATTCTATCCAGATCAACAATGTTTAAATGCTGCAGAAGCTCCTTGATCAGTGAGATTGGTAGGTCTAAATGGGTAATATTAAAAACGGTTAATTTTCAGGATATTCAGACTGCATTTTATCTTGTTTATCCTCTTTAGGATATACAGTCAGTAAGGAACATTCTAGCTAGtcattacacataagagtcattggaCAAAGGATTCGTCTGCatgggggagttttgttaagagccccaACGCTCAATCGGAACATTAACAAACGTCGCTTGAGGTACAGTTTTGGAAGCATTaggaccttatctttcatatctGCGAGAAATAATTTTCAAAAAACAATAAAAGGTCAAATTGATACACACCTTGATAGGATTAGTGTGCCCACACGGCCATATCTCgatgttacagcgcttgtttgACAACAGAcaaccacctgtgctaattacctatctatactgaacaaaaatataaaatgcaacatgcaacaatttcaaagattttactgagttacagttcatataaggaaatcagtcaattggaataaattcattaggccctaatttatggatttcacatgactgggtatacagatatgcatacctttttttttttttaaagtagggttgtggatcagagaaccagtcaatatctgatgtgaccaccatttgcctcattcaGTGAGAcgcacagagttgatcaggctgttgattgtggcctgtggaatgttgtcccactcctcttcaatggctgtgcgaagttgcaggATATTGGCGGGAGCTGGAACACGCTGTCTACAAGGCAAcctagagcatcccaaacatgctcaataggtgacatgtttggtgagtaagcaggtcatggaagaactgggacattttcagcttccaggaattgtgtacagatccttgtgacatgggactGTATattataatgctgaaacatgaggtgatggcagcagatgaataGCACGACCatgggcctcaagatctcgtcatggtatctctgtgcattgaaattgacattgataaaaatgcaattgtgtttgttgtccatagcttatgcctggccataccctaaccccaccacggggcactctgttcacaatgttgacatcgtTGGAGACGGTTTATGTtagagacattaacattacattatatggcaacagcgctggtggacattcctgcagtcagcatgacaattgcgcactctttcatttcagctcatgaaacatgggagcaacactttacatgttgcatttatatttgtgttaaGTGTAGCATGCccccgaacacctgtgtgtaagtgTAATTCAAGAAGTGTCGTTTCTTTGGATGGAGACACCCATAGCTGTATGGTTCTTCGCAAAACTCCTACAatatagtttattttttatttgaaggaTTCTTTATCGATGAAAGATATGGGCCATATGTTTCAAAAGCCGTATCGCAAGCTATGATTATTGACGTTTCTAAAAGTTAAAACTGCGTCGGGATTGTAGTTCACACGAGTCAGTTGTGCGCGAAGTTAATAAAGGCTGAAAACTgtagggagaaggcagaatgCCACCTAGCGTTTTCGAGAGCTAGTTTGGGTACCAGTCCATTCATGTATTGTACATGCATTAGCTAAAATAGCTGAGTAACACTTAGCTTTGATGCAACCAAGATCGTCCTTCGTCCagcacaatgtaaaaaaaactccCTTGGTTGCATCGAAGATGAGACACTTACCTAGAGCTTTCTTGTCTAGTACATCCATGTGACGACTCACTGTTTTGATGCATATCTTCTTCAAGGTGGGTGTAATGGTGGAAGTAACTTTGGCATCCTGCCACTCCTTGGCTCTTCTAATTTGTTCAAGGTAAGGAGCAGGCATGCTCAGTATCAGATGAAAAACGAGGCAGATTAAATAAACATGCAGCAGATCAGCTCCACAGATATCAGTCAGAGAATATTTGCTAATACTCAAAGAGTTCAGCTGCGCTATTTCATCATTTAGgcataatacaacaacaacaaaaaaagatagCAAAAAACGAGCTAACTAACCAGCAAAtggttttaataaaaaataaaaactccaGCTATCTCTTCAAATTGATGCAGGTCGTAGTTTGGTTCCCGTAGACTTCCGGTTAATCACTTTCTATCAAGACGTCATAGTAGGCAAGGATAAAGAAGTACTTCCGGATCACGTATTTTTGGAATCCTTCAGAATAATAGTCCCGTCCTGTATAAATTGTATATGAATAATTAGGGGTATAATTATGGACAATATGCGCAATTATCTATATATTTCATACTCGTTATCATACAAATAATAATTAAACGTATTTCTATGAGATATGTcattattttatcaaataaataaatgtcaaGCCTAAATGATCAACAATGTTTTTTGTGTGTACTTCGATCATTTATTGCACCATACAAATCTATCTGTAAATTGTGTCGCAGTAAAAGGCTGGTCCATTCTACTCAGGAGAAGTTCAGCTGTCCAACTCCACAGAGTTTACACCCAGAGGAGCGTCGCTGCTCATTTGGCGGAGCGTATAGTGTGGCCCATCAACATAAATCCAAAAGTATTTTCCATATTGGACATACATATTGCACCATACAAAATTCTCTGTAAATTGTGTCACATTAAAAATGTCGTCCATTCTACTCAAGAGAACTTCTAGTTTCTAAATCCACAGAGTTTACACCGAGGAGTGACGCTGCTCATTTGGCCTCCCTTATAGAGTGGCCCATCAACTTAAATCCAATCGTTTTTCATATTGGACATGCATATTGCCCATGTTTCTACAAATAAATACTAACAAATCACAAACTGCTGGGATACACCAATAAAAAGATGAGTCACTAGACAAGTAGAAAAGCACCCCTTgactattccacattttgttgtgttaaagcctgaattcaaaatgtacatATACAAAAaatccataataacaaagtgaaaacatgtttttagacatttctgcaaatttattggaaatgaaatacagaaatatctcatttacataagtattcacacccctgaatcattacatgttagaatcacctttggcagagattacagctgcgagtctttctgggtaagactctaagagctttgcacacctgttttgtgcaatatttgcacattattctaaGAAAAATTCTTCacactctgtcaagttggttgttgatcattgttagacagccattttcaagtcttgtcatacattttcaagtcgatttaagtcaaaactaactaggccactcaggaacattcaatgacgTCTTGgtaacaactccagtgtatatttggcattgtgttttaggttattgtccttctaaaaggtgaatttgtctccaagTGTCTGTTGGATTTTGTTTCTGCTTAGCTctatttctttttatcctaaaaaaactccctagtcctttccgatgacaagcatacccataacatgatgcagccaccacaatgcttgaaaatatgaagttgTACTTAGTGATATGTTGTgctggatttgccacaaacataaccttttgtattcaggacctaaagttaatttatttaccacattgtttgctgttttactttagtgccttattgtaaacaggatgcatgttttgtaatatgtttatgtacaggcttccttcttttctctctgtcatttaggttagtattgtggagtaactacaatgttgttgatgcatccacagttttctcctttcacagccattaaactctgtaactgttttaaagtcaccattgacctcatggtgaaatccctgagtgtttTCTTCCTCTCCATCAACTGAGCTAGGAAGGATGATCGTAccgttgtagtgactgggtgtattgatacaccatccaaagtgtaattaataacttcaccatgctcaaagggatattacaTGTCTGCTTTTTGTATTTctactcatctaccaataggtgcccttctttgcaaggcattgtaaaaacctccctggtctttgtggttgaatctgtgtttgaaattccctgctggactaagggaccttacagataattatgtGTGGGTTTCAGAGAAATCTGTTACATCTGCTCATGCCACTCCCTCTACTTCTCGTCCGGTGTCTCCCTAACCTGCCGCCACTCtcccagtgctctctccctcttcctctttgtgtgtgtgtgtgtgtttgtgtgtgtgtgtgtgtgtgtgtgtttgtgtttatgtgtgtgtgtgggggcgagACAGATGTGCTGGAGGCAGatcagatccccaccagctgcaacctgttccataatcaagatctcaacaaatactcagccctgccacttccatgcTGTAAGATTGTaacctctgctcagtcagtctgcgGTATATGCTGTCCGGCCATCGCGCggccatatatttatatgtacatattcttattcattcctttacacttgtgtgtctAAGGTAGTTCATGAGCGTTTCAcgttcagagcacacactggacgctctggccaaagagtagggttgatccgaacattctgacctcacaacagcagtcaagcacccaagctaactgactAACATTGGCTaccttgctagctacttccagaaacatactgagagaacaccccactctgaccattttactcgccctagcagagctggttaggctgttttcatgttatccagagcactGTAACTgtactgctggcaacaatttatttacgtttttttgccaatgtttactgacaccggccatatagCGTTCGTAAATActtcagttattctgcgctctggcacactaaaATGAGCATCTTTTGttcagacatgtagctagctagctaggtaaacaattaaccataatcccaactcatgacgctactaccctgcatgaatctacaggtagactaaccaaccaggttcaatgttagctagctaacattaggctataactagtgtCTCTGAGATACGAATTATAAGATCATACACTAAACGTTAGTTAgcgagttagccagctaacgttagctagctagctaacagtacactttaacttgaaattaaaaGACCTTATGTCAAAATTATAAACGTGAAATATCTGAAAATGTTACCCGtggtctgaaatcggagtagatagccagaacaAATTTACCAGCGAGTACGTCTATCAacagcagcttcattaaatagaatccgcaaaacaccagtctcaacgtcaacagtgaagaggcgactccgggatgatgtccttctaggcagagttcctctgtccagtgtctgtgttctttttcccatcttaatcttttatttttattggccagtctgagatatggctttttctttgcaactctgcctataaGGCAGATAATCATTTGATAATACAGAAAGTAACCACCACAGCACACAGcctagacaacgcaggagtggcttcgggacaagtctctgaatgtccttgagttgcccagccagagcccggacttgaacccgttcgaacatctctggagagacctgaaaatagctgtgcagcaacgctccccatgcaacctgacagtttgagaggatctgcagagaaaaatgggagaaactccccaaatacaggggtgccaagattgtagcattatacccaagaagacttaaggctgtcatcgctgccaaaggtgcttcaacaatgtaccgagtaaagggtctgaatgcttatgtaagtgtgacatttccattttttatgttttataaattacatttctaaaaatgtgtttttactttgtcattatggggtattgcatataaattgatgagggaacaacaattgaatccattttggaataaggctctaacgtaacaaaatgtagaaaaagtcaatgggtctgaatagtttcagaATAGGGGCCACTGTATGTCTGTTATAAAAAGATGTTCTGTTTTTTGACACAAAGATCAACTGTACTAGTTGCTCAGGCTTTGATCTTGTCCCATCTTGAGTACTGTCCGGTAATATGTTCAGGTGCAGCAAATAAATACCTAGCAAAGCCACAGCTGGCTCAAAACAAATCATCACCTCATGCCCTTAAATGCACAAAGAATTAACATCAACATCATGCATGATAGTGTTTCATGAGGGTTGAGGAGAAATGGACTACTTCTCTTTTAGTCTTTTTAAGAAACATTTGTGTGTTGAAAATGCCTAACCAGTTGTATAATCTATTTGCATACACTTCAAACAGACACACAatccccaccagacatgccactatGGGCATCTTCACGGTACCAAAACCAAAAACAGATTTACTGTGTCGCTCAGTTATCTATAGAGCCATGCCAATGTGGAATGCTCTGCCAACAGAGGGAACTCAGGCAAAAAGCAAGTTTAGCTTTAAAAAACAGTTCAAAAACATATTgtatcacagcatctctcctctttctaaagatctaatttaactgtactgtatataagaatatattATGAATATTCATATATGAATAGTCTGTAAATAGTATTTTAGTTGTCCCTTCATGTCTCCTATATTTAATTCTTATTTTATGTTGTTATTGTCTATTTGTCATGTGTTTGTACTCAATGTTTTATgttgaccccaggaagagtagctaatgggatcctaataaactaaactgAACTAAACCCAACTGACAGTCCACTCCTGTCCTTGATCTGACCCTGTCCTTACCCCACTGactgtccccttctctcctttACTAATTattcatatttatatatttttaataaaggACTAGTGTTcctttattaaagtgactagttccattattaaagtgaccaatgattccatgtctacagtatgtacatagggcagcagcctttaaggtgcagggttgagtaacggGGTGCTAGCCGGCagagtgatggctatttaacagtctgatggccttgagttagaagctgtttttcagtctctcaattCGAGCTTTGATGcccctcgccttctggatgatagcggggtgaacatgcagtggctcggatggttgatgtccttgatgatctttttggccttcctgtgacatcaggtgctgtatgtgtcctggagggcaggcagtgtgcccctggtgagGCGTTGGGCagaacgcaccaccctctggagagccctgcggttgcaggtggtgtagttgctgtaccaggcggtgatacagcccaacaggaggCTTTCAAttttgcatctgtaaaagtttgtgagggtcttaggggccaagacaaatttcttcagcctccggaAGTTGAAgttacgccttcttcaccacactgtctgtgtgggtggaccatttcagattgcagtggtgtaaagtacttatgtaaaaatacattaaaatactacttaagtcattttttggggtatctgtcctttactttactatttatattttttacaacttgtacttttactccactacattcctaaagaaatgtTTTTACTTTCtaatccatacattttccctgacacccaaatgtacttcttacattttgaatgcttgttcaattcacacacttaaaGAGAAAatctctggtcatccctgctgcatctgatctggcagactcactaaacacaaatgctttgtttgtaaattatgtctgatttttggagtgtgccccaggctatccatacatttaaaaaaacaataaaatcatgtgctctggtttgcttaatataaggaattcgaaatgattcatacttttacttttaatacttaagtatatttaaaaccaaatactttttggcttttattcaagtagtattttactgggtgactcactttttcTTGAGTCACTTTATATTAAGCTATCTttactttactcaagtatgacaattgggtactttatcCACCActgtcagattgtcagtgatgtgtactccGAGGAACTTGACTGtccagtcgatgtggataggtgcgtgctccctctgctgtctcctgaagtacACACGATTGTTACTATTATTATGAATAGTAGCCTTGTAACTGTTGTTACCATGACAACTATCTAGTAATCATTACTTTTAATGCTGTCAACAATAAGGTCAATGCTATAATATAATTTGTGCTATAAAGGCAATTCACTTCATGTATTTTTTCATATTGTTAAACTAAGTCTGCTAACATTTCATCATAAAAATTTTACGAAT encodes the following:
- the lrrc41 gene encoding uncharacterized protein lrrc41 isoform X1, which encodes MPAPYLEQIRRAKEWQDAKVTSTITPTLKKICIKTVSRHMDVLDKKALDLPISLIKELLQHLNIVDLDRIQPAVNRKGISTSFVWAGILRRISGPRKGSTILTEDEWREISMHKLFNLAFYGFRFGGDTKYLLNVNFNSLLLVMAKYIQHLVLRTSRPHGYFFARRSVLSVLEKGVRCIQLGESTQLREWPSDVLYTLHRLLDHGAARDVIINQSPDPRLLAWILHGRGPRSKSHQCPMESMQGEMVKCCQVPNTAGSSAGDAEAANYQVPEKEEPDEEDNNGGTPCKRPRLSIASAKAELDLTSTPCQCMVPKPLCQMFIPSAGHSTEICHKGQIHSLKINDFRGGVFPVLLPLLPSWLCLHSLSLQSAWTFEEGDALSLAESLQQLSATPGCSLIELSVGSLTHPALMESLLNACPTLRSFSMEIHPVAEYHRAPLRSIPQPAHHAELSLEKLCVKVPKLRTSVESLMCVLLRSPRLTSLHVSGINSSTGFSPSHLLNTVAESNRHLKDLTLEDINLSDCHCAIFQLLDNYCMLEALSLKDCRLLEKCSDKEDVVRQLVNSLKKVSSLQSLNLAQNRLAKTVTVLGELFKGPSPSTVKELDISSNFIQPPELLELGKLLETHRPPQRLLLTLKSNPLDRNMELRDTALGTLSHICDLITDHWNSRDTMADHISIM
- the lrrc41 gene encoding uncharacterized protein lrrc41 isoform X2 — protein: MDVLDKKALDLPISLIKELLQHLNIVDLDRIQPAVNRKGISTSFVWAGILRRISGPRKGSTILTEDEWREISMHKLFNLAFYGFRFGGDTKYLLNVNFNSLLLVMAKYIQHLVLRTSRPHGYFFARRSVLSVLEKGVRCIQLGESTQLREWPSDVLYTLHRLLDHGAARDVIINQSPDPRLLAWILHGRGPRSKSHQCPMESMQGEMVKCCQVPNTAGSSAGDAEAANYQVPEKEEPDEEDNNGGTPCKRPRLSIASAKAELDLTSTPCQCMVPKPLCQMFIPSAGHSTEICHKGQIHSLKINDFRGGVFPVLLPLLPSWLCLHSLSLQSAWTFEEGDALSLAESLQQLSATPGCSLIELSVGSLTHPALMESLLNACPTLRSFSMEIHPVAEYHRAPLRSIPQPAHHAELSLEKLCVKVPKLRTSVESLMCVLLRSPRLTSLHVSGINSSTGFSPSHLLNTVAESNRHLKDLTLEDINLSDCHCAIFQLLDNYCMLEALSLKDCRLLEKCSDKEDVVRQLVNSLKKVSSLQSLNLAQNRLAKTVTVLGELFKGPSPSTVKELDISSNFIQPPELLELGKLLETHRPPQRLLLTLKSNPLDRNMELRDTALGTLSHICDLITDHWNSRDTMADHISIM